A single window of Sulfitobacter sp. JL08 DNA harbors:
- a CDS encoding cytochrome c, with protein MRLVRWGIFLALLGAAFGWWLSRPVGVDDALLAGLTPDPEQGALVFWAGGCASCHAADDAKGDDLLVLAGGQSLASDFGAFTVPNISPHPEAGIGGWSALDLANAMMAGVSPDGRHYYPSFPYTSYTKMTAQDVVDLHAYLVTLPASDQVNPPHDLGFPFTVRRGIGLWKQLNLKDDWVLAGDVDAQIARGRYLVEGPGHCSECHTPRDFAGGLDLSNWMTGAPNPSGKGRIPGIDPASLTWSAADIAYYLESGFTPEYDSAGGHMAKVVGNMARLPASDRAAIAAYLKALP; from the coding sequence ATGCGACTGGTGCGCTGGGGCATTTTTCTTGCACTGCTCGGGGCGGCTTTCGGTTGGTGGCTGTCCCGCCCTGTCGGGGTAGATGATGCCCTGTTGGCGGGGCTGACGCCCGATCCCGAACAGGGCGCGCTTGTGTTCTGGGCGGGCGGTTGCGCATCCTGCCATGCAGCGGATGATGCCAAAGGCGATGATCTTCTGGTGCTGGCGGGCGGCCAATCCCTTGCCAGCGATTTCGGGGCGTTCACCGTGCCCAATATCTCGCCCCACCCCGAAGCGGGCATTGGCGGGTGGAGCGCGCTTGACCTCGCCAATGCTATGATGGCCGGTGTATCGCCTGACGGTCGGCATTATTACCCGTCTTTTCCTTACACATCCTACACCAAGATGACGGCACAGGATGTCGTCGACCTGCATGCCTATCTGGTCACCCTGCCCGCGTCAGATCAGGTCAACCCGCCCCATGATCTGGGGTTTCCCTTTACGGTGCGGCGCGGCATCGGGCTGTGGAAGCAGCTTAACCTGAAAGACGATTGGGTGCTGGCCGGCGATGTGGATGCACAGATCGCGCGCGGTCGCTATCTTGTCGAAGGGCCGGGCCATTGTTCGGAATGTCATACGCCGCGCGATTTTGCTGGCGGACTTGACCTGTCGAACTGGATGACGGGCGCGCCCAACCCGTCCGGCAAAGGGCGCATTCCGGGGATCGATCCGGCCAGCCTGACCTGGAGCGCGGCCGACATCGCCTACTATCTGGAAAGCGGGTTCACACCGGAGTATGACAGCGCCGGTGGTCACATGGCGAAAGTGGTTGGCAACATGGCCCGCCTGCCCGCCAGTGACCGCGCTGCAATCGCGGCCTACCTCAAGGCGTTGCCGTAA